Proteins from a single region of Syntrophales bacterium:
- a CDS encoding alpha/beta hydrolase, whose amino-acid sequence MLNEANVEGRKITFWGNDGGLYPQRRTLVFIHGSGGTHEDWNEQLVALPNDFNIAALDLPGHGKSEGPGEQDVFAYVAFVEKFLKNAGIVQPVLIGHSLGAAICLSFAIKYGDEAAAIVPVGGGVRMPVNPLILDGLKNNPTETIAAIAKFSITKANRERFAAQLADAISRTKSETIHGDFTACNRLELTSAIKGIRIPTLVVCGAEDKMTPPALSEYLRDNIPGARLALIPAAGHFAMLENPNEFNITLTDFVNSLPKQSVES is encoded by the coding sequence ATGCTGAACGAGGCAAATGTTGAAGGACGAAAAATCACCTTCTGGGGCAACGATGGGGGTCTCTACCCGCAGCGGCGAACCCTTGTTTTCATCCACGGCTCAGGCGGCACTCACGAGGATTGGAATGAGCAGCTTGTCGCCTTGCCAAATGACTTTAATATCGCCGCTTTGGATCTTCCTGGTCACGGAAAATCGGAGGGACCGGGGGAACAGGATGTATTTGCCTACGTCGCGTTTGTCGAGAAATTCCTAAAAAATGCCGGCATCGTCCAGCCGGTTCTGATCGGCCATTCGCTGGGCGCGGCAATCTGCCTGAGCTTTGCGATCAAATACGGCGACGAAGCCGCCGCCATTGTCCCGGTCGGCGGAGGCGTCCGAATGCCGGTCAATCCGCTCATTCTTGACGGCCTGAAGAATAACCCCACCGAGACTATCGCCGCCATCGCCAAATTCTCTATCACCAAGGCCAACAGGGAAAGATTCGCTGCGCAACTTGCGGACGCTATTTCCAGAACGAAGAGTGAAACGATTCATGGCGATTTCACCGCCTGCAACAGACTTGAGCTAACCTCTGCCATTAAAGGAATAAGGATTCCGACGCTGGTTGTCTGCGGGGCAGAAGACAAGATGACCCCCCCGGCCCTGTCCGAGTATCTGCGGGATAACATTCCCGGGGCAAGGCTTGCCTTGATTCCGGCAGCAGGGCATTTTGCAATGCTGGAAAACCCGAATGAATTCAATATTACGCTGACTGATTTCGTAAATTCGCTGCCGAAACAGTCAGTTGAATCTTGA
- a CDS encoding YggT family protein, with protein sequence MFILGNFIAAIARILDILLNIYMWIIIIRAVLSWVNPDPYNPLVRLIHQLTEPVMAPIRRRIPLRGGGMDFSPLVILLAIVFLQSFLVSSLLQLSNYLR encoded by the coding sequence ATGTTTATACTGGGTAATTTTATCGCGGCCATTGCCCGCATCTTGGATATTCTTCTCAATATCTATATGTGGATTATAATTATCCGCGCGGTCTTGTCGTGGGTAAATCCCGATCCCTACAATCCGCTCGTCCGCCTTATCCATCAGTTGACAGAGCCGGTGATGGCGCCGATCCGCCGTCGGATTCCCCTGCGGGGAGGCGGAATGGACTTTTCCCCGCTTGTTATCCTGCTGGCAATCGTCTTTCTGCAGAGTTTCCTGGTATCGAGCCTGCTGCAGCTTTCCAACTATTTGCGCTGA
- a CDS encoding DUF167 domain-containing protein produces the protein MIPLSQTEDGVIFHVRVVPRASRSELAGVQEDALKLRITAPPVDGKANEECIRVLADFFGVKKRQVTIISGHASRTKTIAIAGKSSGEIAARLVKLPSGNEK, from the coding sequence ATGATCCCCTTAAGTCAAACCGAAGACGGCGTTATTTTCCATGTCCGGGTCGTGCCGCGGGCATCCCGTTCGGAGCTTGCAGGCGTTCAGGAAGATGCCCTCAAGCTCAGGATAACGGCGCCCCCTGTAGATGGTAAGGCAAATGAAGAATGCATCCGGGTGCTTGCAGATTTTTTCGGCGTGAAAAAACGACAGGTGACGATTATCAGCGGCCATGCCTCCCGCACAAAGACGATCGCCATAGCAGGAAAGAGCAGCGGGGAAATAGCCGCTCGCTTGGTGAAACTGCCCTCCGGTAACGAGAAGTGA
- the murJ gene encoding murein biosynthesis integral membrane protein MurJ encodes MSDKKYSENSLVVRAAGVVGMATLLSRLFGFLRDMIVAGLFGAGLATDAFFVAFRIPNLLRRLLAEGSLTVSFVPVFTDYLKKKNREEAMRLANVAFTALSILLVVVSLAGIIFSPLIVTAMAPGFVKSPPRYELTVYLTRLMFPYIFFISLVALCMGILNSLRHFVAPAIAPVLLNISIILSALFLRNLFHPPIVALAAGVVIGGVLQLALQIPFLLRMGVNLKTDFHFRHPGLKRVALLMLPAFFGAAIYQINIFIGTILASLLPTGSVSFLYYADRIVELPLGVFAIAVGTATLPSFSEQVSRGQFTELKKTLSFSLRLLLFITIPATIALIALRIPIISVLFERGEFNLNSTIQTSRALLCYSIGLPAFSVIRIIVAAHYSLQDTKSPMKAAIVALIVNALLSLALMFPLKHAGLALATSIASVVNVAMLWFILRIRIGEFLDREFYSSIASTGLSTLVMLAVILSIDFIYPWNTANPFNTRLIYLSLCVVTGGAAFFISAFFFRSQEIAAAVTVIRRRLPARKK; translated from the coding sequence ATGTCTGATAAAAAATATTCCGAAAATTCTCTGGTTGTCCGGGCGGCGGGCGTTGTGGGAATGGCGACGCTGCTTTCCCGCCTTTTCGGATTTCTTCGGGATATGATAGTCGCCGGTCTATTCGGCGCCGGCCTGGCCACGGATGCCTTTTTTGTCGCCTTCAGGATCCCGAATCTGCTGCGGCGGCTCCTCGCCGAGGGGTCGCTTACTGTATCGTTTGTCCCTGTTTTCACTGACTATCTGAAGAAGAAAAACCGGGAAGAGGCGATGAGGCTCGCCAACGTCGCTTTCACCGCCCTGTCCATCCTGCTGGTTGTAGTTTCGCTTGCCGGGATCATCTTTTCCCCGCTGATTGTAACGGCAATGGCGCCTGGCTTTGTCAAATCGCCGCCCCGTTACGAGCTGACGGTTTACCTCACCAGACTCATGTTCCCGTATATCTTTTTCATCTCCCTCGTCGCGCTTTGTATGGGGATTCTCAATTCCCTCCGCCATTTCGTAGCGCCGGCTATCGCCCCGGTGCTTTTGAACATCTCGATCATTCTGTCAGCCTTGTTTCTTCGCAATCTTTTCCATCCCCCGATAGTTGCGCTGGCCGCAGGCGTTGTGATCGGCGGCGTCCTGCAACTGGCATTGCAGATCCCTTTTCTTTTGCGCATGGGGGTAAACCTGAAGACTGATTTTCACTTCCGCCATCCGGGACTGAAAAGGGTAGCCCTGCTGATGCTCCCCGCCTTCTTCGGCGCGGCCATCTACCAGATAAACATCTTCATCGGGACGATTCTCGCGTCGCTGCTGCCCACGGGAAGCGTCTCTTTTCTTTACTATGCAGACAGGATTGTCGAACTCCCGCTCGGGGTCTTCGCGATCGCCGTCGGCACGGCAACATTGCCCAGTTTCTCGGAACAGGTCTCCCGGGGACAATTCACTGAGCTCAAAAAGACGCTTTCCTTTTCGCTCCGGCTGCTGCTTTTTATCACGATCCCCGCAACCATCGCGCTGATCGCCCTGCGCATTCCAATCATCTCGGTGCTTTTTGAAAGAGGCGAATTCAATCTCAATTCGACCATCCAGACCTCACGGGCACTGCTCTGCTACAGTATCGGCCTCCCCGCCTTCTCCGTTATTCGCATTATCGTCGCGGCCCACTACTCCCTCCAGGACACAAAATCGCCGATGAAGGCCGCCATCGTCGCCTTAATCGTCAACGCGCTTTTGAGCCTCGCCCTGATGTTCCCGCTGAAGCACGCGGGGCTTGCCCTGGCCACGTCAATCGCCTCGGTGGTGAATGTGGCGATGCTCTGGTTCATTCTGAGAATCCGCATTGGCGAGTTTCTGGATCGTGAATTCTACAGCTCCATTGCCAGTACAGGGCTATCCACGCTCGTCATGCTGGCGGTGATACTTTCGATTGATTTCATCTATCCCTGGAACACGGCCAATCCCTTTAACACAAGGCTGATTTATCTCTCCCTGTGCGTCGTGACCGGCGGCGCCGCCTTTTTCATCTCCGCCTTCTTCTTTCGCAGCCAGGAAATTGCCGCGGCAGTGACAGTTATCCGGCGACGTCTTCCGGCAAGGAAAAAATAA
- a CDS encoding methylenetetrahydrofolate reductase C-terminal domain-containing protein yields the protein MENKFKEALLDKSVFSVTWELVPGRGAKEKAQETIFANAAAAAKNEKIHGLTITDNPGGNPAISAEFLGAEIIRMGIEPLVHFTCKDKNRNQMEGLLHGLTRAGVRNLLIMTGDYPVSGFEGRPKPVFDLDPVQSLRLVGDLNAGLEVGTAAKPAQLQKTEFFKGCAVSPFKRDEAEQVIQYYKLKKKVEAGADFIVPQLGYDMRKFHELIQFVRQQGWDVPVMGNIYILPFGAGRAMSQNFVPGCVVTKELLAQLEKEKDAADKGKGARLERAAKMFACFKGMGYDGVHIGGHGIPIGDVEFIIGRGEELAPNWHDLVREFDVPQPGGFYYYEKDEKTGLNTSKPTVRENRPLDAEIPFSYSFSRTMHKTMFEPGKGLFGTMRSLMKAVDGTGFEHFFSKLEHLIKVGIFDCENCGDCALMDTAYLCPMSQCPKKQRNGACGGSFEGWCEVYPNERKCVWVQAYARLKKHGEEQSIKDTSVPPCNWDFYQTSSWLNFYLGRDHVGKRLKVPFVPKKKK from the coding sequence ATGGAAAACAAGTTCAAGGAAGCCCTGCTCGACAAGTCAGTATTTTCAGTTACCTGGGAGCTTGTCCCGGGCAGAGGGGCCAAAGAGAAGGCTCAGGAGACGATTTTTGCCAACGCCGCCGCGGCGGCAAAAAATGAGAAGATTCACGGTTTGACGATTACCGACAATCCCGGGGGCAACCCCGCGATCTCCGCTGAATTTCTGGGCGCCGAGATCATCCGTATGGGGATCGAGCCGTTGGTGCACTTTACCTGCAAGGACAAAAACCGCAACCAGATGGAGGGACTTCTGCACGGTCTGACCCGCGCCGGGGTGCGCAATCTGCTGATCATGACCGGCGATTATCCGGTCAGCGGTTTTGAGGGACGTCCGAAACCGGTATTCGATCTCGATCCGGTGCAGTCACTTCGCCTGGTTGGCGATTTGAATGCCGGGCTGGAGGTCGGCACAGCCGCCAAGCCGGCCCAGCTTCAGAAAACAGAGTTCTTTAAGGGCTGCGCTGTGTCACCGTTTAAACGCGACGAGGCGGAGCAGGTGATTCAGTATTATAAACTGAAGAAAAAAGTAGAGGCTGGCGCTGATTTTATCGTTCCCCAACTGGGGTACGACATGCGCAAGTTTCACGAACTCATCCAGTTTGTCAGGCAGCAGGGGTGGGATGTGCCGGTCATGGGCAATATCTACATCCTTCCCTTTGGCGCGGGCCGGGCGATGAGCCAGAACTTCGTGCCGGGGTGCGTTGTCACGAAGGAATTGCTCGCTCAGCTTGAAAAAGAAAAGGACGCCGCTGACAAGGGCAAGGGCGCCCGTCTGGAGCGGGCGGCAAAGATGTTCGCCTGTTTCAAGGGTATGGGCTATGATGGCGTTCACATCGGCGGGCATGGCATTCCGATTGGCGATGTCGAGTTCATTATCGGCAGAGGGGAGGAGCTTGCTCCCAACTGGCATGATCTCGTCAGGGAATTTGATGTTCCCCAGCCAGGGGGCTTTTACTATTATGAAAAAGATGAGAAAACGGGGCTAAACACGTCCAAGCCGACAGTCCGCGAGAACCGTCCTCTTGATGCGGAGATCCCCTTCAGTTACAGCTTCAGCAGGACGATGCATAAAACGATGTTTGAGCCGGGCAAGGGGTTGTTCGGAACGATGCGGTCTCTTATGAAAGCTGTAGATGGCACAGGTTTTGAACATTTCTTCTCTAAACTCGAGCATTTGATCAAGGTCGGGATTTTTGACTGCGAAAACTGCGGCGACTGCGCCCTTATGGATACTGCGTACCTCTGCCCGATGAGCCAGTGTCCTAAAAAACAGCGCAACGGGGCATGCGGAGGGTCTTTCGAAGGGTGGTGCGAGGTTTACCCCAACGAAAGAAAGTGTGTCTGGGTTCAGGCCTATGCACGCCTTAAAAAGCACGGCGAGGAGCAGAGTATCAAGGATACGTCTGTTCCGCCCTGCAACTGGGATTTCTACCAGACGTCGTCGTGGCTGAATTTCTATCTTGGACGCGACCATGTGGGGAAACGGCTTAAGGTGCCTTTCGTTCCGAAGAAAAAGAAATAA
- a CDS encoding dihydropteroate synthase: protein MIRIGENLNIIGKVTGTAMKERDPEPIRKMAIDEEKAGVDYIDINLGPARKDPAGMAEWIVKTVQEVTDLPLYIDTINPEAIEAGLKAYQNKKGKAVINSVMARPESYDVKMPLAKKYDAGIVALLWGPAGMPRDAEERGALAAELMQKAEQYGLANEDVWIDPIVTPCNTPISNVQVPAVVEFMKMFLDLQEMAPGLRSTCGVSNVSNGAPNHLRPILNQTYIAMLRRYGMSSAILDAFDEGMKNFAAGSRPDLEAIIFKTMDKEPLDRASLTKEQLDYVKTTEVLCAYKLYSDDWLDL from the coding sequence ATGATTCGCATTGGTGAGAATCTCAATATTATAGGTAAGGTAACAGGCACGGCAATGAAGGAGCGCGATCCCGAGCCGATTCGCAAGATGGCGATCGACGAGGAGAAGGCCGGAGTCGATTATATCGACATCAACCTTGGACCTGCAAGAAAAGACCCAGCGGGGATGGCGGAATGGATCGTGAAAACGGTTCAGGAAGTGACCGACCTTCCCCTGTACATTGACACCATCAATCCCGAGGCGATCGAAGCGGGACTCAAGGCATATCAAAACAAAAAAGGCAAGGCCGTCATCAATTCGGTCATGGCCCGTCCGGAAAGTTACGATGTCAAAATGCCGCTGGCGAAGAAATATGACGCCGGGATAGTCGCCCTGCTCTGGGGCCCCGCGGGAATGCCCCGGGATGCGGAGGAGCGCGGCGCACTGGCGGCGGAGCTGATGCAGAAGGCGGAGCAGTACGGGCTTGCCAATGAGGATGTCTGGATCGATCCGATTGTTACCCCCTGCAATACCCCCATCAGCAATGTGCAGGTGCCGGCGGTCGTGGAGTTTATGAAGATGTTTCTGGACCTTCAGGAAATGGCCCCCGGTTTGCGATCAACCTGCGGCGTTTCCAACGTTTCGAACGGGGCGCCCAACCATCTGCGGCCGATCCTGAATCAGACCTACATTGCCATGTTAAGGCGCTATGGGATGTCCAGCGCCATCCTGGATGCGTTTGACGAGGGGATGAAGAATTTTGCCGCGGGCAGCCGTCCGGACCTCGAAGCGATCATTTTCAAGACGATGGACAAGGAGCCCCTCGATCGGGCCTCCCTTACCAAAGAACAACTCGATTATGTAAAAACAACAGAAGTTCTTTGCGCCTACAAGCTCTACTCGGATGATTGGCTGGACCTGTAA
- the acsC gene encoding acetyl-CoA decarbonylase/synthase complex subunit gamma yields MALTGIQIFKLLPKTNCKECGVPTCLAFAMNLAAGKAELGACPYISDEARAQLSEASAPPIRPITMGEGENKLTVGGETVLFRHEKTFVNKTGLGVLITDAMAEADVASRIKQFNSLKYEWIGLILRAEMIAIKNVSGDAAKFATLVKRVMDETDAIPVLMSDSVDALKAALAVSSQRRPIIYAATAQNFAEMAALAKEFKCPLTAKSDNLNSLSELTDKIVAADVKDLVLDSGARTVRKVFEDMVFLRRAALVQKNRSLGFSPIVFPGEMTDDPLKETVIAAMLVAKYAGMVILSDFQGESLFPLLVERLNLYTDPQRPMMMKQGIYPIGNPTEDSPVTITTNFALTYFIVSGEIEASRVPTWLLVMDTEGLSVLTAWAAGKFVGDAMGVFIKKSGILDKIKHKKIIIPGYVASVSGDLEEELGPDWDVKIGPREAAHLSAFLKLEIAG; encoded by the coding sequence ATGGCTCTTACAGGGATTCAGATATTCAAATTGCTGCCGAAAACAAATTGCAAGGAGTGTGGCGTTCCCACCTGCCTGGCGTTTGCCATGAACCTGGCGGCCGGAAAGGCGGAGCTGGGCGCGTGCCCCTACATCTCCGATGAAGCGAGGGCGCAGTTGTCCGAGGCGTCCGCGCCTCCCATCCGTCCCATTACGATGGGCGAAGGGGAAAACAAGCTGACGGTCGGCGGAGAGACCGTGCTGTTCCGCCATGAAAAAACCTTTGTGAACAAAACAGGTCTGGGCGTGCTGATCACCGACGCCATGGCCGAAGCCGATGTGGCATCCAGGATCAAACAGTTTAATTCACTTAAATATGAGTGGATAGGTCTGATCCTCCGCGCTGAAATGATCGCGATCAAGAATGTGTCGGGCGACGCGGCCAAGTTCGCAACCCTGGTAAAACGGGTGATGGACGAGACGGATGCCATTCCGGTGCTGATGAGCGACAGCGTAGATGCCTTGAAGGCGGCATTGGCGGTTTCCTCCCAGCGTCGGCCGATCATTTACGCAGCGACCGCACAGAATTTCGCGGAGATGGCCGCTCTTGCCAAGGAGTTCAAGTGCCCGCTGACTGCCAAATCCGACAACCTCAACAGCCTGTCGGAATTGACGGATAAGATAGTAGCGGCGGATGTGAAGGACCTCGTGCTGGACAGCGGCGCCCGGACCGTAAGGAAGGTTTTCGAAGATATGGTTTTTCTGCGCAGAGCCGCGCTCGTCCAGAAGAACCGTTCCCTCGGTTTTTCGCCGATCGTTTTTCCCGGCGAGATGACGGATGATCCTCTTAAGGAGACGGTTATTGCAGCGATGCTGGTTGCCAAGTATGCCGGGATGGTAATCCTTTCCGACTTCCAGGGCGAGAGCCTCTTCCCGCTTTTGGTCGAACGGCTCAATCTCTATACCGATCCGCAGCGTCCGATGATGATGAAGCAGGGCATCTATCCCATCGGCAACCCGACCGAGGATTCCCCGGTCACCATCACCACCAATTTTGCCCTTACCTACTTTATCGTTTCCGGCGAGATCGAGGCCAGCCGCGTTCCGACCTGGCTTCTGGTTATGGATACAGAGGGTCTCTCGGTGCTTACCGCCTGGGCTGCCGGGAAGTTTGTCGGCGATGCGATGGGGGTGTTTATCAAGAAAAGCGGTATTCTGGACAAGATTAAACATAAAAAGATCATTATCCCCGGTTATGTCGCTTCCGTAAGCGGCGATCTGGAAGAGGAGCTGGGACCGGATTGGGATGTAAAGATTGGTCCGCGCGAGGCCGCGCACCTGTCCGCCTTCTTGAAGCTGGAAATCGCCGGTTAA
- the acsB gene encoding acetyl-CoA decarbonylase/synthase complex subunit alpha/beta produces MSKIIAAAAIRGAHKIVERAEKDYQMALEKWGPDHEVGFPDTAYYLPTIYAILGIPVKTMVDIKPVLDRCRALLPPLVKEKNPLPYLAPALDAGMATFFAEEIIEAIRYLEAPDFYTKQEDVLPDNIWLGAANDVIFRKRGVEFVDGTAPGFAAIVGAAPTPEIAAKIAIELQEKNLYIFMAAENNGVRFSEQLVEAGVQIGWPTRLVSYGPDITAAVFAIGFACRVAMSFGGVKPGDFRKNLLYNKDRTFAFVMPMGFVTDEWYANAAGAVNFGFPTIADTPIPEILPTGVCTYEHVVSNIPHEQIVQKAIEVRGLKVNVTSVPIPLSYGPAFEGERVRGEDIFLEMGGGRTHAVEFVTSKRLDEVEDGKVEVIGPDVDSIKETPGRLPLAMIVEVAGRKMQDDFEPILERQVHHLINYAQGIMHIGQRDIAWVRIGKSAIQKGFTLADLGKILHAKFHQDFGAIFDKAQVKIITDSKMVEEMMVLARETYAKRDKRIEGMTDETTDPFYSCTLCQSFAPNHVCIVSPERTGLCGAYNWMDCKASNEINPTGPNQPVPKGEIINEKLGQWVGTNDFAVKSSHGNYDKVSMYSMMQDPMTTCGCCECLAAVLPSCNGFMTVNRDYMGMTPCGMKFSTLAGSAGGGTQTPGFLGHSKYNIIQRKFLSADGGLARMVWMPKIYKDEFYDRLKARGEEMGIPNFVDMIADETVGTTEEEILPFLEEKGHPALSMPSVLEL; encoded by the coding sequence GTGTCTAAAATAATTGCAGCCGCAGCCATACGAGGGGCTCATAAAATAGTGGAGAGAGCGGAGAAGGACTATCAGATGGCGCTCGAAAAATGGGGGCCTGATCATGAGGTTGGCTTTCCTGATACCGCCTATTACCTGCCGACAATTTATGCCATTCTCGGCATTCCCGTCAAGACGATGGTGGATATAAAACCGGTACTGGACCGCTGCCGCGCCTTGCTGCCGCCATTGGTCAAGGAGAAAAACCCGCTGCCGTACCTTGCGCCGGCCCTGGACGCCGGGATGGCGACATTCTTCGCCGAGGAAATTATCGAAGCGATCCGCTACCTGGAGGCGCCCGATTTTTACACCAAGCAGGAGGATGTGCTTCCCGACAACATCTGGCTCGGGGCAGCCAACGATGTCATCTTCCGCAAGCGGGGCGTCGAGTTCGTTGATGGAACCGCCCCCGGTTTTGCCGCCATTGTAGGGGCGGCGCCCACGCCGGAGATCGCGGCGAAAATCGCCATCGAGCTGCAGGAGAAAAACCTGTATATCTTTATGGCGGCCGAAAACAACGGCGTGCGCTTTTCGGAGCAGCTCGTCGAGGCCGGCGTTCAGATCGGCTGGCCGACCCGTCTGGTATCCTACGGGCCGGACATTACCGCGGCCGTTTTCGCGATCGGTTTTGCCTGCCGCGTCGCCATGTCGTTCGGCGGCGTCAAGCCGGGTGATTTCCGTAAAAACCTTTTGTACAACAAAGACCGTACCTTTGCCTTTGTCATGCCGATGGGCTTTGTCACAGACGAATGGTATGCCAATGCCGCCGGGGCGGTGAATTTCGGATTCCCGACCATTGCCGATACGCCGATCCCGGAGATTTTGCCGACAGGCGTATGCACTTATGAACACGTCGTCTCTAATATCCCCCATGAGCAGATCGTCCAGAAGGCGATCGAGGTCAGAGGCCTCAAGGTCAATGTGACGTCGGTGCCGATTCCCCTCTCCTATGGGCCGGCTTTCGAGGGAGAGCGGGTGCGCGGCGAGGACATCTTCCTGGAGATGGGCGGCGGTCGCACCCATGCCGTTGAGTTTGTCACTTCCAAGCGGCTTGACGAAGTTGAGGACGGCAAGGTAGAGGTTATCGGTCCTGATGTTGACTCTATCAAGGAGACGCCGGGAAGGCTGCCGCTGGCCATGATAGTGGAGGTGGCAGGTCGGAAGATGCAGGATGACTTCGAGCCGATCCTGGAGCGGCAGGTTCATCACCTGATCAACTACGCCCAGGGGATCATGCACATCGGCCAGCGCGACATCGCCTGGGTGCGCATCGGGAAGAGCGCCATTCAGAAGGGGTTCACGCTCGCCGATCTGGGCAAGATTCTGCATGCGAAATTTCATCAGGATTTCGGCGCCATCTTCGACAAGGCCCAGGTGAAGATCATAACCGACAGCAAGATGGTCGAGGAAATGATGGTTCTGGCAAGAGAAACTTATGCGAAGAGGGATAAAAGGATCGAGGGGATGACCGATGAAACGACCGATCCCTTTTACTCCTGCACCCTTTGCCAGTCTTTTGCCCCCAACCATGTCTGCATTGTTTCTCCCGAGCGGACCGGTCTTTGCGGCGCCTATAACTGGATGGACTGCAAGGCGTCCAATGAGATCAACCCGACAGGCCCCAACCAGCCGGTGCCGAAGGGCGAAATTATCAATGAGAAGCTTGGGCAATGGGTAGGCACCAACGACTTTGCCGTCAAATCATCGCATGGCAATTACGACAAGGTTAGCATGTACAGCATGATGCAGGATCCGATGACGACCTGCGGCTGCTGCGAGTGCCTTGCCGCCGTGCTTCCCTCCTGCAACGGCTTTATGACGGTTAACCGCGACTACATGGGCATGACTCCCTGCGGAATGAAGTTTTCGACGCTGGCCGGATCGGCTGGTGGCGGAACGCAGACGCCGGGATTCTTGGGCCACAGCAAATACAATATCATTCAGAGGAAATTCCTCTCGGCGGACGGCGGGCTGGCCCGGATGGTCTGGATGCCGAAGATCTATAAAGATGAGTTTTATGACCGCCTGAAGGCGCGCGGCGAAGAGATGGGAATACCCAATTTTGTTGATATGATCGCCGATGAGACGGTTGGCACTACGGAAGAGGAGATTTTGCCGTTCCTTGAGGAAAAGGGTCACCCGGCGCTGTCAATGCCGTCGGTATTGGAACTCTAA